Proteins encoded within one genomic window of Camelina sativa cultivar DH55 chromosome 19, Cs, whole genome shotgun sequence:
- the LOC104767835 gene encoding glycylpeptide N-tetradecanoyltransferase 1-like, translated as MAANDSPLSLSLFLQKFRDLTFSLSIPRENVIYSYLVVSPETHDVTDFCSFYTFPATLTSDHTSATVKYAYSYYNVATVTSFPQLMNDALIVAKQKGCDVFYASEAMQNTSFLKECRFKSGNGLRHYYLYNYRLRSALKPSELGLVL; from the exons ATGGCGGCAAAT GACTcgccactctctctctctctctttctccagaAGTTTCGAGACCTAACGTTTTCTCTCAGTATCCCACGGGAAAATGTCATCTACAGTTACTTAGTTGTAAGCCCTGAAACTCATGACGTCACTGACTTCTGCAGCTTCTACACTTTCCCTGCAACTCTCACCAGTGACCATACGTCTGCAACAGTGAAGTATGCTTATTCTTACTACAATGTAGCGACAGTGACCTCGTTTCCCCAGCTGATGAATGATGCACTGATCGTGGCTAAGCAAAAAGGTTGTGATGTGTTCTACGCGTCCGAGGCGATGCAGAATACGAGTTTCTTGAAAGAGTGTAGGTTTAAATCAGGAAATGGACTGAGGCACTACTATCTCTATAATTACCGTTTGAGAAGTGCACTGAAGCCATCAGAACTTGGGCTTGTTCTCTAG
- the LOC104767836 gene encoding proline-rich receptor-like protein kinase PERK2 — translation MLVVVLALIFFICKKKRRRDEEAPPAHLAGGPYRGHQHQNTSPPPPMPPSALPRRPHFMSSSSSGGYDSNYSDQSVLPPQSPGLPLGIYQGIFNYEELSRATNGFSEANLLGQGGFGYVFKGMLRNGKEVAVKQLKEGSAQGEREFQAEVGIISRVHHRHLVALVGYCIADAQRLLVYEFVPNNTLEFHLHGKGRPPMEWSSRLKIAIGSAKGLSYLHENCNPKIIHRDIKASNILIDFKFEAKVADFGLAKIASDTNTHVSTRVMGTFGYLAPEYASSGKLTEKSDVFSFGVVLLELITGRRPIDANNVHADNSLVDWARPLLNQVSEVGNFEAVVDTKLNNEYDREEMARMVACAAACVRSTARRRPRMDQVARVLEGNISPSDLNQGITPGHSNVYGSSGGSTDYDSSQDNKGVNKFRKVGLETQDLYSNPISEYDLYPSWSSTEIQTTREMEMGNAKRPGQGYG, via the exons ATGCTTGTTGTGGTATtggctttgatttttttcatttgtaagAAGAAACGACGAAGAGACGAAGAAGCACCTCCTGCGCACTTAG CGGGAGGCCCTTACCGTGGACATCAGCATCAAAATACATCACCGCCACCACCGATGCCACCCTCTGCACTACCACGTCGGCCACACTTCATGAGCAGCAGTAGCAGCGGCGGCTACGACTCAAACTACTCGGATCAATCAGTTCTTCCTCCACAATCTCCAGGGCTTCCATTAGGCATCTATCAAGGCATTTTCAACTATGAAGAGTTGTCTAGAGCCACCAATGGCTTCTCTGAGGCCAATTTGTTAGGACAAGGCGGTTTCGGATACGTGTTCAAAGGTATGTTGCGTAATGGGAAAGAAGTTGCTGTGAAACAGTTGAAAGAAGGGAGTGCtcagggagagagagagtttcagGCAGAGGTCGGGATCATTAGCCGAGTTCACCACAGACATTTGGTTGCTCTTGTCGGTTATTGCATTGCGGATGCTCAAAGATTGCTTGTCTATGAGTTTGTTCCCAACAACACTCTCGAGTTTCACCTCCatg GGAAGGGACGGCCTCCAATGGAATGGAGTTCAAGATTGAAGATTGCTATTGGTTCTGCCAAAGGATTATCATATCTTCATGAAAATT GCAATCCTAAAATCATCCACCGTGATATCAAGGCGTCAAACATATTGattgatttcaaatttgaagCAAAG GTTGCTGATTTTGGTCTTGCCAAGATTGCTTCTGATACAAACACTCATGTATCTACACGTGTGATGGGAACCTTTGG GTATTTGGCTCCAGAATATGCTTCAAGCGGAAAGCTCACAGAAAAATCTGACGTCTTCTCATTTGGTGTTGTGCTTTTGGAGCTAATAACCGGTCGTCGTCCTATTGATGCAAACAATGTCCATGCAGATAATAGCTTGGTTGATTGG GCACGACCTTTGCTTAACCAAGTATCCGAGGTAGGCAACTTTGAGGCTGTGGTTGATACAAAGCTGAATAATGAGTATGACAGAGAAGAGATGGCTCGCATGGTTGCTTGTGCCGCAGCTTGTGTCCGCTCTACAGCTCGCCGTAGACCTCGCATGGACCAG GTTGCACGTGTGCTGGAAGGAAACATATCACCGTCAGACCTGAACCAAGGGATCACACCGGGTCACAGTAATGTGTACGGCTCATCCGGAGGAAGCACAGATTATGACTCGAGCCAAGACAATAAAGGCGTGAACAAGTTTAGGAAAGTGGGACTTGAGACTCAAGATTTGTATAGTAATCCAATCAGTGAATATGATTTGTACCCATCCTGGTCGAGCACCGAGATTCAGACCACACGGGAAATGGAGATGGGCAATGCTAAAAGACCCGGCCAAGGTTATGGTTAG
- the LOC109130838 gene encoding glycine-rich cell wall structural protein 1-like, with amino-acid sequence MAIPTATPVDNPTEGEEGGGEDPPPEGFAGDPGGVEGVEGDGGGGEEGLKGEGGGGEEGVKGGDEGMVGDGGRGEGVKGGEGGRGEGVKGGEGGRGEGVKGGEGGRGEGVKGGEGGRGEGVKGGEGGRGEGVKGGEGGRGEGVKGGEGGRGEGVKGGEGGRGEGVKGGEGGRGEGVKGGEGGRGEGVKGGEGGRGEGVKGGEGGRGEGVKGGEGGRGEGVKGGEGGRGEGVKGGEGGRGEGVKGGEGGRGEGVKGGEGGRGEGVKGGEGGRGEGVKGGEGVVGAGAGGEGVNGGGEGMSVGGGGEGTTGGGVIGGTTGGGGIGGTTGG; translated from the exons ATGGCGATCCCAACCGCCACTCCCGTTGATAATCCAACGGAAGGGGAAGAAGGCGGCGGTGAAGATCCCCCGCCAGAGGGATTTGCTGGAG ATCCCGGCGGAGTTGAAGGAGTAGAGGGAGACGGAGGCGGAGGAGAAGAAGGTCTCAAGGGAGAAGGTGGTGGCGGAGAAGAAGGCGTAAAGGGAGGTGATGAAGGAATGGTTGGTGATGGAGGCAGAGGAGAAGGCGTCAAGGGAGGTGAAGGAGGCAGAGGAGAAGGCGTCAAGGGAGGTGAAGGAGGCAGAGGAGAAGGCGTCAAGGGAGGTGAAGGAGGCAGAGGAGAAGGCGTCAAGGGAGGTGAAGGAGGCAGAGGAGAAGGCGTCAAGGGAGGTGAAGGAGGCAGAGGAGAAGGCGTCAAGGGAGGTGAAGGAGGCAGAGGAGAAGGCGTCAAGGGAGGTGAAGGAGGCAGAGGAGAAGGCGTCAAGGGAGGTGAAGGAGGCAGAGGAGAAGGCGTCAAGGGAGGTGAAGGAGGCAGAGGAGAAGGCGTCAAGGGAGGTGAAGGAGGCAGAGGAGAAGGCGTCAAGGGAGGTGAAGGAGGCAGAGGAGAAGGCGTCAAGGGAGGTGAAGGAGGCAGAGGAGAAGGCGTCAAGGGAGGTGAAGGAGGCAGAGGAGAAGGCGTCAAGGGAGGTGAAGGAGGCAGAGGAGAAGGCGTCAAGGGAGGTGAAGGAGGCAGAGGAGAAGGCGTCAAGGGAGGTGAAGGAGGCAGAGGAGAAGGCGTCAAGGGAGGTGAAGGAGGCAGAGGAGAAGGCGTCAAGGGAGGTGAAGGAGGCAGAGGAGAAGGCGTCAAGGGAGGTGAAGGAGTGGTAGGAGCCGGAGCCGGAGGAGAAGGCGTCAATGGAGGTGGAGAAGGAATGAGTGTAGGCGGAGGCGGAGAAGGAACGACGGGAGGGGGAGTTATAGGAGGAACGACGGGAGGCGGAGGTATAGGAGGAACGACGGGAGGCTGA